A single Pedobacter sp. PACM 27299 DNA region contains:
- a CDS encoding single-stranded DNA-binding protein, with the protein MSGINKVILVGHLGKDPEVRHLEGGVTVASFPLATSETYNKDGKRIEQTEWHNIVLWRGLAEVASKYLQKGKLVYIEGKLRTRSFEDREKVKKYVTEVVAENFTILGRKSDFEHTPVTTENTTPKSETEYLDPTEVSGDLPF; encoded by the coding sequence ATGTCAGGTATTAACAAAGTTATTTTAGTCGGACATTTAGGCAAAGATCCTGAAGTTAGACATTTAGAAGGAGGGGTAACTGTAGCTAGTTTTCCATTGGCAACATCAGAGACCTATAACAAAGATGGTAAGCGCATTGAGCAGACGGAATGGCATAACATTGTTTTATGGAGAGGCCTGGCAGAAGTGGCCTCCAAATATTTGCAGAAAGGGAAATTGGTCTATATTGAAGGAAAGCTGCGTACCCGTTCTTTCGAAGATCGTGAAAAAGTAAAAAAATATGTAACCGAAGTTGTCGCTGAAAATTTTACCATCTTAGGTAGAAAAAGTGATTTTGAGCATACACCGGTAACCACTGAAAATACGACGCCAAAAAGTGAAACAGAGTACCTGGATCCAACAGAGGTTTCAGGAGATTTACCTTTTTAA
- a CDS encoding DUF4920 domain-containing protein: MKKILLSLCLSAFSICAMAQDNTPLQGKSFGTGVTSGNLIPAAKMESTMGDEKTVDMKITGQVVEVCQKKGCWMTLKMPSGEAMRVTFKDYAFFMPMDIVGKKVALDGLAKKQIISAETLRHYAEDAHKPASEIAKIIAPKKELAFEAKGVTILE, from the coding sequence ATGAAAAAAATACTATTAAGTCTTTGCTTGTCTGCATTTAGCATTTGTGCAATGGCGCAAGACAATACACCACTTCAAGGAAAATCTTTTGGAACTGGTGTTACTTCAGGCAATCTAATTCCTGCTGCTAAAATGGAATCCACTATGGGCGATGAAAAGACGGTAGACATGAAGATTACCGGTCAAGTAGTAGAGGTTTGTCAGAAGAAAGGCTGCTGGATGACCTTAAAAATGCCTTCTGGTGAAGCAATGCGTGTTACATTTAAGGACTATGCGTTTTTTATGCCAATGGATATAGTGGGGAAAAAAGTAGCGCTGGACGGTCTTGCGAAAAAGCAAATCATCTCTGCAGAAACCTTACGTCATTACGCAGAAGATGCACATAAACCAGCATCGGAAATCGCAAAAATTATAGCACCTAAAAAGGAATTGGCTTTTGAAGCAAAAGGAGTAACGATTCTGGAATAA
- a CDS encoding Rne/Rng family ribonuclease — MVKELIIDSSPSGVTIALVEDKQLVELHKEHINNNYAVGDIYLGRIKKIMPGLNAAFVDVGYEKDAFLHYFDLGPQVQSLIKLTKIKRNGSVSGTLLDNFKLEGDINKAGKISEVVSKNLVLPVQIAKEPISTKGPRLSSDLSIAGRYIVLVPFSNVISISKKIKSNTERNRLKKIIESIKPKNFGVIIRTVSEGKGVAELQKDLLDSVTKWENFIKKLPDAEPSKRVWGEMDRTSTLIRDILSTDFTNVYVNDSNLFEDIRSYVHEISPEMEKIVKIYKHKEPIFEHFGIEKQIKNAFGKTVNLAGGAYLVVEHTEALHVVDVNSGNRTASKENQEENALQVNKEAAKEIARQLRLRDMGGIVVIDFIDMHKPANRKMLFDYLKELMLLDRAKHTILPPSKFGLVQITRQRVRPEMNIVTSEKCPTCDGTGEIKASIVLMDDIENNLTYILQEQNEKNITLCVHPYIEAYIKKGFISLQWKWFFKFGQRIKIKAVPSYNLTEFHFISSKDEEIKL, encoded by the coding sequence TTGGTAAAGGAACTCATTATAGATTCATCTCCCTCGGGAGTAACCATAGCTTTAGTTGAAGACAAACAGCTTGTAGAACTTCATAAGGAACACATCAATAACAATTACGCTGTAGGCGATATATATTTGGGCCGCATAAAGAAAATTATGCCTGGTCTGAATGCTGCGTTCGTTGATGTGGGTTACGAAAAAGATGCTTTTTTGCATTATTTCGACCTTGGTCCACAAGTACAATCTTTAATTAAGCTTACTAAAATCAAGCGTAATGGCTCTGTTAGCGGAACTTTATTAGATAATTTCAAGCTAGAAGGAGACATTAACAAAGCTGGGAAGATCTCTGAAGTGGTCAGCAAGAATCTTGTCTTACCAGTTCAAATCGCCAAAGAACCTATTTCAACAAAGGGGCCACGTTTAAGTTCAGACTTATCTATAGCAGGACGCTATATTGTGCTGGTTCCCTTCTCTAATGTCATCTCGATTTCCAAAAAGATTAAAAGCAATACGGAACGTAATCGTTTAAAAAAGATTATCGAAAGTATCAAGCCTAAGAACTTTGGAGTGATTATTAGAACGGTTTCTGAGGGTAAAGGCGTTGCCGAACTTCAAAAAGACCTTTTGGACTCTGTTACAAAGTGGGAAAACTTCATCAAGAAGTTACCTGATGCAGAGCCTTCAAAACGTGTTTGGGGAGAGATGGACCGTACTTCCACGCTTATCCGTGACATTTTAAGTACCGACTTTACTAACGTTTATGTGAACGATAGTAATTTGTTCGAAGACATTCGTTCTTATGTGCATGAAATCTCTCCTGAGATGGAGAAGATCGTGAAGATCTACAAGCATAAAGAACCGATATTTGAACATTTCGGTATTGAAAAGCAAATTAAAAATGCTTTCGGAAAAACAGTAAACCTGGCCGGTGGTGCCTACTTAGTGGTAGAACATACCGAAGCATTGCATGTGGTTGACGTGAATAGCGGAAACAGAACAGCAAGCAAAGAAAATCAGGAAGAAAATGCCCTTCAGGTAAATAAAGAAGCGGCGAAAGAAATTGCGAGACAATTGCGCTTACGTGATATGGGTGGCATTGTAGTGATCGATTTTATCGATATGCACAAGCCTGCAAACCGTAAGATGTTATTTGATTATCTGAAGGAACTGATGCTCCTGGATCGTGCGAAACATACCATATTGCCTCCAAGCAAGTTTGGTCTTGTTCAAATCACACGTCAGCGCGTTAGACCGGAAATGAACATCGTAACCAGTGAAAAATGCCCAACCTGTGACGGTACGGGTGAAATTAAGGCAAGTATTGTATTGATGGATGACATCGAGAACAATCTGACCTATATTTTGCAGGAGCAAAACGAAAAAAATATTACACTTTGTGTACACCCTTATATTGAGGCTTACATCAAAAAAGGGTTCATATCTCTACAATGGAAATGGTTCTTTAAATTTGGACAAAGAATCAAAATCAAGGCGGTTCCTTCTTATAACCTCACTGAATTCCATTTTATTTCGTCTAAAGACGAAGAGATTAAATTATAA
- the glmS gene encoding glutamine--fructose-6-phosphate transaminase (isomerizing), whose product MCGIVGYIGHREAWPIVLKGLKRLEYRGYDSAGIALLNDTGLNIYKKAGKVQELENFSVGKDLSGTIGIGHTRWATHGAPSDRNSHPHTSNSGKLSIIHNGIIENYATLKEELINRGHEFKSDTDTEVLVHLVEEIYKNENTDLYEAVRLALNEVTGAYAIVLMDEDQPEQLIAARKGSPLVIGVGTGEYFIASDATPIIEYTKNVIYLNDNEVALIKRDELLIKRLDNVVQTPYIQALELKLEMLEKGGYEHFMLKEIFEQSRSIRDCMRGRIYPNEGIVQLGGIKEYADKLKNIDRIIIVACGTSWHAGLVAEYLIEEYARIPVEVEYASEFRYRNPIITEKDIVIAISQSGETADTMAAIEMAKERGATIFGVCNVVGSSIPRLTHAGVYTHAGPEIGVASTKAFTAQVTVLTLMAFYMAQQKGTITKSKLVELLTELDSIPDKIQKALESNDLIQEIAAKFKDSRNCLFLGRGSGFPVALEGALKLKEISYIHAEGYPAAEMKHGPIALIDEEMPVVVIATKNSSYEKVISNIQEVKARKGIVLAIVTEGDTEVRKMADYCIEIPDSSEAFLPLLATIPLQLLSYHIALMRGCNVDQPRNLAKSVTVE is encoded by the coding sequence ATGTGTGGAATAGTTGGTTATATTGGTCATCGGGAAGCTTGGCCAATCGTCCTCAAAGGACTGAAAAGATTAGAATACCGGGGTTACGATAGTGCAGGAATTGCATTGTTGAACGATACCGGCTTAAATATTTATAAAAAAGCAGGAAAAGTTCAGGAACTAGAGAATTTTTCTGTAGGAAAAGACCTTTCCGGAACAATCGGGATTGGACATACCAGGTGGGCAACCCATGGTGCACCATCTGACCGAAATTCTCATCCGCATACTTCTAACAGCGGCAAATTGTCCATCATCCACAACGGAATCATAGAAAACTATGCTACGCTAAAGGAAGAACTGATCAACCGTGGTCATGAGTTTAAAAGTGATACGGATACAGAAGTACTGGTTCATTTGGTCGAAGAGATCTATAAGAATGAAAACACAGATCTTTATGAAGCGGTTAGACTGGCCTTGAATGAGGTAACGGGTGCCTATGCCATTGTGTTAATGGATGAGGATCAGCCAGAACAGCTGATTGCGGCAAGAAAAGGAAGTCCTTTGGTCATCGGTGTAGGTACAGGTGAGTATTTTATTGCTTCGGATGCGACTCCGATCATTGAGTATACTAAAAACGTGATTTACCTGAACGATAATGAGGTAGCACTGATAAAACGCGACGAGTTATTGATCAAAAGGTTGGACAATGTGGTTCAAACACCATATATCCAGGCCCTGGAATTGAAACTGGAAATGCTGGAAAAAGGCGGATATGAGCATTTCATGCTAAAAGAAATCTTTGAACAGTCCCGTTCTATCCGTGATTGTATGCGTGGCAGGATCTATCCTAATGAGGGAATCGTGCAGCTCGGCGGAATTAAAGAATATGCTGATAAACTGAAAAATATTGATCGTATTATCATCGTTGCCTGTGGTACTTCATGGCATGCCGGTTTGGTGGCGGAATACCTGATCGAAGAATATGCAAGAATTCCTGTGGAAGTAGAATATGCTTCTGAATTCAGGTATAGAAATCCGATTATCACCGAAAAAGACATCGTGATTGCGATTTCTCAATCCGGAGAAACGGCAGATACCATGGCAGCTATTGAAATGGCCAAAGAAAGAGGTGCTACTATTTTTGGAGTTTGTAACGTAGTCGGTTCTTCTATCCCAAGATTAACGCATGCAGGAGTTTATACACATGCCGGACCAGAAATCGGGGTAGCTTCTACCAAAGCATTTACCGCTCAGGTAACGGTGTTGACGCTAATGGCCTTCTATATGGCGCAGCAAAAAGGCACCATTACTAAATCTAAACTAGTAGAACTATTAACAGAATTGGATTCTATCCCAGATAAGATTCAAAAAGCATTAGAATCTAACGATTTGATCCAAGAAATTGCAGCAAAATTCAAAGATTCAAGAAACTGTCTATTCCTTGGAAGAGGCAGCGGATTCCCCGTTGCACTAGAAGGCGCTTTAAAGCTCAAGGAGATCTCTTATATCCATGCGGAAGGCTATCCAGCCGCCGAGATGAAACACGGCCCTATCGCCTTAATTGACGAGGAAATGCCAGTAGTCGTGATTGCAACGAAAAACTCTTCTTATGAGAAGGTAATCAGCAATATTCAGGAGGTGAAAGCAAGAAAAGGAATTGTGTTGGCAATTGTAACCGAAGGAGACACAGAAGTAAGGAAAATGGCAGATTACTGCATCGAGATTCCGGATTCAAGTGAGGCTTTCTTACCATTATTAGCTACGATACCTTTGCAGTTATTGTCGTATCATATTGCATTAATGCGCGGCTGTAACGTTGATCAGCCAAGAAACCTGGCGAAATCCGTTACGGTGGAGTAA
- a CDS encoding LemA family protein, translating into MIIAGIIILVLILAFICISIYNSLIAKKNEIDNAFSAIDAMLKKRFDLLPNLVETVKQYMQYESDLLTRVVALRNRASSPNLSNDEKLKIDQEMSHELKGLIVNVENYPNLKADQSFANLQTTWTESEEQIAAARRIYNAAITDYNNAIMMFPGSIFAGMLNYTEKPVLSISETDRSNINAKDLFNR; encoded by the coding sequence ATGATCATTGCCGGCATTATCATACTTGTACTCATACTTGCGTTTATTTGCATTTCCATCTACAATTCCTTAATCGCAAAGAAGAACGAAATTGACAATGCCTTTTCGGCAATTGATGCAATGCTGAAAAAACGGTTCGACCTCCTACCTAACCTTGTAGAAACCGTAAAACAGTATATGCAATATGAAAGCGATCTGCTCACAAGAGTAGTTGCCCTAAGAAACCGCGCCAGCAGTCCGAATTTGAGCAATGATGAGAAGCTAAAGATCGACCAGGAAATGAGCCATGAGCTAAAAGGACTGATCGTCAATGTGGAGAATTATCCGAACCTTAAAGCGGATCAGAGTTTTGCAAACCTACAAACCACCTGGACAGAAAGCGAGGAACAGATTGCTGCCGCCAGAAGAATTTATAACGCTGCAATTACAGATTACAACAATGCCATCATGATGTTTCCAGGCAGCATCTTCGCAGGAATGTTAAATTATACCGAGAAACCAGTACTCTCTATCTCCGAAACGGACCGTAGTAACATAAATGCAAAAGATCTCTTCAATCGCTAA
- the radA gene encoding DNA repair protein RadA: protein MAKTKSAYFCQNCGHEAAKWLGKCPSCNEWNTFVEEVIEKAGSKVPAWKTSTTGTRVNKPNKVDHIISITEDRILTGDLELDRVLGGGLVAGSVILIGGEPGIGKSTLMLQLALNIPGKKILYISGEESEQQIKMRAERITSNPTSDCYILTETSTQNIFKQIEELAPDLLIVDSIQTLHSAHIDATPGSVSQVRECTSELLRFAKETDTPVFLIGHITKDGAIAGPKILEHMVDTVLQFEGDRNHVYRILRSIKNRFGAAAELGIYAMHSTGLRQVSNPSEILLSQRDEEMSGIAISATLEGARPMLIETQALVSAAAYGTPQRSSNGFDTKRMNMLLAVLEKRCGFRLSTRDVFLNIAGGIKVEDPAIDLAILVAIISSHEDIFISSKICFAAEVGLSGEIRAVNRIEQRISEAEKLGFERIFISSYNMKGLITERYKIELTPVSKIEDVFSLLFG from the coding sequence TTGGCTAAAACTAAATCAGCATATTTTTGTCAGAATTGCGGGCATGAAGCAGCAAAATGGCTTGGAAAATGTCCTTCCTGTAATGAATGGAACACTTTTGTAGAAGAAGTGATCGAAAAGGCAGGTTCAAAAGTACCGGCCTGGAAAACTTCTACAACGGGCACAAGAGTTAATAAGCCGAATAAAGTTGACCACATCATCTCTATCACTGAGGATCGGATTTTAACCGGTGACCTGGAGCTGGATCGGGTACTGGGTGGTGGCCTGGTAGCTGGTTCCGTAATTTTGATCGGCGGCGAACCCGGCATTGGAAAGTCAACATTGATGCTGCAGCTGGCTTTAAACATCCCTGGCAAAAAGATTTTATATATCTCCGGAGAAGAAAGTGAACAGCAGATAAAAATGAGGGCAGAAAGGATCACCTCCAACCCTACTTCAGATTGCTATATCCTGACAGAAACTTCTACTCAAAATATTTTCAAACAGATTGAAGAACTGGCCCCGGATCTACTGATTGTAGATTCGATTCAGACGCTTCATTCCGCTCATATTGATGCCACACCTGGCAGTGTTTCACAGGTCCGTGAATGTACTTCGGAGTTATTGAGGTTCGCCAAAGAAACGGATACACCGGTGTTTTTAATTGGCCACATCACCAAAGACGGTGCTATTGCAGGTCCGAAAATTCTGGAACACATGGTAGACACGGTATTGCAGTTTGAAGGTGACCGGAATCATGTTTACCGGATTTTACGTTCAATTAAAAACCGTTTTGGAGCTGCTGCAGAACTTGGAATCTATGCGATGCACAGTACAGGATTAAGGCAAGTTTCCAATCCTTCAGAGATTTTATTGTCGCAGAGGGATGAAGAGATGAGTGGAATTGCGATTTCAGCCACCTTAGAAGGTGCCAGACCGATGTTAATAGAAACACAGGCTTTAGTGAGTGCTGCTGCCTACGGAACGCCTCAGCGATCTTCTAATGGCTTCGATACCAAAAGAATGAATATGCTCCTGGCGGTACTGGAAAAAAGATGCGGATTCAGACTGAGCACCAGGGATGTATTTTTGAACATCGCTGGCGGGATTAAAGTGGAAGATCCGGCCATCGATTTAGCCATTTTAGTGGCTATCATCTCTTCTCATGAAGACATCTTTATTTCTTCAAAGATCTGTTTTGCAGCTGAGGTTGGTCTTTCCGGCGAGATCAGAGCAGTGAATCGGATTGAACAGCGGATTTCAGAAGCGGAAAAGCTGGGTTTTGAAAGAATTTTCATTTCTAGTTATAATATGAAAGGCCTGATCACAGAAAGGTATAAAATTGAACTGACACCAGTTAGCAAAATCGAAGACGTTTTCTCTTTGTTATTTGGATAA
- a CDS encoding DUF4270 domain-containing protein has translation MSGDLYDNTTLTSRTQREDPVAASALARFPIGLMVDPVFGTSEAGVAMTVNIPSVGYRFGNNPVVDSAVLVLPYSTQFYGDSTAKYDFAVKQLTVDMSLETSYLSSKEWFKNTSDVLGTNLDHQQRPTTSFKVTNIVTGKPDTAATVAPQLRIRLNPTMIQNRIVKLDTNVYARNDLFTSKFNGLYVNVTRATGVGAMAFFNFDQITDVNNGAKLQIYYRKDGTSPLTFDTVSVIFPIDKTTSPVSAYVKHTYTADINTQLNDPSATQYPKTYIQGLTGLRNKIGFDFSEFKTLTAGSKVSVNKAELVIDLSPEDDVYFKPAPRLRLYRYDAAGLVTNLPDNDRAVTGVTAGDPRALPAQELFGGYFDSVNRRYIFSITAYVQDLIDGKKQDYGTFIAPTPSTEFTLSPWAASAERSILLAPVKNAPAGTKRMKLNIFYTKVR, from the coding sequence ATTTCCGGAGATTTATACGATAATACAACGCTTACCTCCCGCACTCAGCGTGAAGACCCGGTTGCTGCCAGTGCACTAGCCAGGTTTCCAATTGGTTTGATGGTTGATCCTGTGTTTGGAACCTCTGAAGCTGGAGTTGCGATGACGGTAAATATCCCTTCGGTAGGTTACCGCTTTGGAAATAACCCAGTTGTCGATTCCGCAGTATTGGTATTGCCATACTCCACTCAGTTTTACGGTGACTCTACCGCAAAGTATGATTTCGCGGTAAAACAATTGACCGTAGACATGTCATTAGAGACTAGCTATTTAAGTAGTAAAGAATGGTTCAAGAACACAAGTGACGTTTTAGGTACAAATCTGGACCACCAGCAGCGCCCAACTACCAGCTTTAAAGTAACCAACATTGTAACCGGCAAACCGGATACAGCAGCAACGGTTGCTCCTCAGCTTAGAATTCGCCTGAATCCAACCATGATTCAGAATAGAATTGTAAAACTGGACACCAATGTTTACGCTAGAAACGACCTGTTTACCAGTAAGTTTAACGGCCTTTATGTGAATGTCACCAGAGCAACAGGTGTTGGTGCAATGGCATTTTTCAATTTTGATCAGATAACGGATGTAAATAATGGTGCAAAACTACAGATCTATTACCGCAAAGATGGAACGAGCCCATTAACGTTTGATACGGTTTCTGTAATTTTCCCGATCGATAAAACGACTTCCCCAGTGAGTGCTTATGTGAAGCATACTTATACTGCTGATATCAATACACAATTAAACGACCCTTCTGCTACGCAATATCCAAAAACTTATATACAAGGCTTAACAGGCTTAAGAAATAAGATCGGTTTTGATTTTAGCGAATTTAAGACCCTGACTGCCGGGTCGAAAGTATCGGTTAACAAAGCAGAACTGGTGATTGACCTAAGCCCTGAAGATGATGTTTATTTTAAACCTGCACCAAGATTGAGACTGTACAGATATGATGCCGCAGGCTTAGTAACTAACCTTCCAGACAATGACCGTGCGGTAACTGGTGTAACTGCCGGAGATCCAAGAGCACTTCCAGCACAGGAATTATTTGGCGGATACTTTGATTCTGTCAACAGAAGATACATTTTCAGTATTACTGCCTATGTTCAGGATTTAATAGATGGAAAAAAACAGGACTATGGTACATTTATAGCACCAACGCCAAGTACAGAATTCACCTTAAGTCCTTGGGCCGCCTCTGCGGAACGTTCCATTTTACTGGCACCAGTAAAAAATGCCCCAGCCGGAACAAAACGTATGAAGTTGAACATCTTTTATACAAAAGTGAGATAA
- a CDS encoding HU family DNA-binding protein has translation MTKADIISEISTKTGIEKVDVQETVEAFFKVIKNSMIGGENVYVRGFGSFVVKKRAQKTARNISKNTAIIIPEHFVPSFKPAKVFVDKVKNNSKIVSVEA, from the coding sequence ATGACTAAGGCAGATATTATTTCAGAAATATCAACGAAAACAGGAATTGAAAAGGTAGATGTACAAGAAACCGTTGAGGCATTTTTCAAGGTCATCAAAAACAGCATGATTGGTGGAGAAAATGTATATGTTAGGGGTTTTGGTAGTTTTGTTGTTAAAAAAAGAGCACAAAAAACTGCAAGGAATATTTCTAAAAACACTGCAATTATTATCCCGGAACACTTCGTTCCAAGCTTTAAACCAGCAAAAGTATTTGTTGATAAAGTGAAAAATAATTCAAAAATAGTTAGCGTAGAAGCTTAA
- the mutY gene encoding A/G-specific adenine glycosylase, with the protein MSFQREIVKWYSINKRELPWRDTTDAYVIWLSEIILQQTRVEQGLPYFQRFLQNYPTVDDFANATEAQILKLWQGLGYYSRGRNMLFTARQIQENYGGVFPQKYEELVQLKGVGEYTAAAISSFSANESRAVLDGNVFRVLSRYFGIETAINSTEGKKEFTALANALIEGQNPSIYNQAIMEFGALQCKPKSPDCVSCPVQSSCYARANDRVNVLPLKLKKLKKRTRYFNYFVCQDGENLLVKKRIAGDVWQELYDFPLIETEKNYLETHESFLSELKNNFGSDCLISPITQQKHLLTHQTIYVQFFVLDNYIINFKKDAEIKWVSLAEFEELPQPKVIANFMNSNSIKQ; encoded by the coding sequence ATGAGTTTTCAGAGAGAAATCGTTAAATGGTATTCCATCAATAAAAGGGAGCTTCCCTGGAGAGACACTACCGACGCTTATGTGATCTGGCTGTCTGAAATTATTTTGCAGCAAACCCGTGTGGAACAAGGCCTCCCTTATTTTCAGCGGTTTTTGCAAAACTATCCTACCGTCGATGATTTTGCGAATGCCACAGAGGCTCAGATCCTTAAATTATGGCAAGGTTTAGGCTATTATTCCAGAGGCAGAAATATGCTGTTTACTGCCAGGCAGATCCAGGAGAATTATGGTGGTGTTTTTCCGCAAAAATATGAGGAACTGGTGCAGCTGAAAGGGGTCGGTGAATATACCGCAGCAGCTATTTCCTCTTTTTCGGCCAACGAATCCAGAGCCGTTTTGGATGGGAATGTTTTTCGCGTATTGTCCCGGTATTTTGGCATAGAAACAGCCATCAACAGTACCGAGGGAAAGAAGGAATTTACAGCCCTGGCCAATGCCTTGATCGAAGGTCAGAACCCTTCCATTTACAACCAGGCCATCATGGAATTTGGTGCGCTGCAATGCAAGCCGAAATCTCCGGATTGCGTAAGTTGTCCGGTTCAGTCTAGCTGCTATGCCAGGGCAAATGACCGGGTCAATGTACTTCCTTTGAAACTGAAAAAACTGAAAAAGCGTACTCGTTATTTCAATTATTTTGTGTGTCAGGATGGAGAAAACCTGCTGGTAAAAAAACGGATTGCTGGTGATGTATGGCAGGAATTGTACGATTTCCCATTAATAGAAACGGAAAAAAATTACCTGGAAACCCATGAAAGTTTTCTGTCAGAATTAAAAAATAACTTTGGGTCCGACTGTCTGATCAGTCCAATAACCCAGCAAAAACATTTACTGACACACCAAACTATATATGTTCAATTTTTTGTTTTAGACAATTATATCATTAACTTTAAGAAGGATGCAGAAATAAAATGGGTATCCCTGGCAGAATTTGAGGAGCTGCCTCAACCTAAAGTAATTGCAAATTTTATGAATTCCAATTCAATTAAACAGTAA
- a CDS encoding tetratricopeptide repeat protein: MIKNIRTKQAILIGAVVLLVAFLFTRDIKGLVKPKEETSSMPAGGPMSTQTPAAAEINLKEVSTVAKNTINASLAAEIVTLENAYNSASEDKKAAEAKLLAKKWDDLEQTVPSALYLEIVASKEPTLNNWLTAGDTFMKAFDNTRDSVLLPALLQKANLAYTNAVKIDSTSNDAKTGLGITIVNGMGAPMAGIAMLMDVVKKDPKNLKANMSLGTFAMKSGQFDKAITRFQNIIAMKPSPDAYFYLGTAYENLGKNTEAIEAYEKSKKLAANATLSKFIDDKVDALKNKK, encoded by the coding sequence ATGATAAAGAATATCCGAACTAAACAAGCCATATTGATAGGAGCAGTTGTACTGCTTGTAGCGTTTTTGTTTACACGGGATATTAAAGGGTTGGTAAAGCCAAAGGAAGAAACCAGCAGTATGCCTGCAGGTGGCCCGATGAGCACGCAAACTCCAGCAGCAGCAGAAATCAACCTTAAGGAGGTTTCGACTGTCGCTAAAAACACCATCAATGCAAGTTTAGCCGCTGAAATCGTCACCCTTGAAAATGCGTATAATAGCGCTTCCGAAGACAAAAAAGCTGCAGAAGCAAAATTATTAGCAAAGAAATGGGATGATTTAGAGCAAACAGTTCCAAGTGCATTATATTTGGAAATTGTAGCCAGTAAAGAACCTACATTGAACAATTGGTTGACTGCCGGAGATACGTTTATGAAGGCATTTGACAACACCCGTGATAGTGTATTATTACCTGCATTATTGCAAAAAGCGAATCTCGCTTATACGAATGCAGTGAAAATAGACTCGACCAGCAATGATGCTAAAACAGGCCTTGGAATTACCATTGTTAACGGAATGGGTGCCCCAATGGCAGGGATAGCAATGTTAATGGACGTTGTAAAGAAAGATCCAAAGAACTTAAAAGCAAATATGAGCTTAGGGACTTTCGCTATGAAATCGGGACAATTTGATAAAGCAATAACCAGGTTCCAAAACATTATTGCCATGAAGCCCTCTCCAGATGCTTATTTCTATTTGGGAACGGCCTATGAAAACCTTGGAAAAAACACGGAAGCTATTGAAGCTTACGAAAAGAGTAAAAAATTAGCTGCAAACGCGACCTTGTCGAAGTTTATCGATGATAAAGTGGATGCGTTAAAGAATAAAAAATAA